The genomic region CTGGATAATTTTAGTATTTTAAATGAAATCAATATACAAAGCTTAGATAAAGATTTGAGTCCTCACAGGAGAAATCTAAATAATTTTGCAGTCTTCAGTATAGCTTTAAAATCATGGATTGCTAGGTATTCAAAAGGAGAAGATATTACCGAATTAAACATTTCATTCGAAGAACTGAATAAAACATTGAAGAACAGATGGAATAAAGAAGCCATAAAGGTATATGTGGGTAGAAATCGAGAGGAATTAAATCAGTTACATTATGATAATTATGTGAATATACTTTGGTTTTTTAGTATCTCTATTCTTTTAGAATCTGAAAAAGGAAACAAAACGGTATCTACCATCATTAAAGAGTGTGAAGTACAAGATCTGATTTACAATTATTACATTAATAATGTATTTGATGAAGATCAAAATTTGGTTGAGGAAAGTTATACCCGTTTTTTTATGATTCCTCAAAAATTT from Christiangramia sp. OXR-203 harbors:
- a CDS encoding PoNe immunity protein domain-containing protein, with the translated sequence MEKFDFQSTLDNFSILNEINIQSLDKDLSPHRRNLNNFAVFSIALKSWIARYSKGEDITELNISFEELNKTLKNRWNKEAIKVYVGRNREELNQLHYDNYVNILWFFSISILLESEKGNKTVSTIIKECEVQDLIYNYYINNVFDEDQNLVEESYTRFFMIPQKFKRLREIILEQNLDTCKIMIEQYLKKYWLKSYNKYGSEMGLESTKTRAEGRYFYGFWAFEEGVI